The Verrucomicrobiota bacterium genome segment ACCTCTTCTAAACGCTTAGCTAGGACTGGATCCGCATTTATATATGGCAATACAACAAAATCCTCTTTGACCAAAACCTCAGCTGCTTTCAATGTCTCAATGGGATCTGGCAGTAAATACCTAGGGTCAGGATGAATTTCCAATTTAACCCATTTAGGTAGACCCACTGCTGCTCCAATACGCGCGATGCGAACGGCCTCATCAGCATTCATGGCACCGCTAGTGTTAGGCACAATAACATATTTATCGGTATCAATATACTCTAGGATATCGGCGGAGGGATCTTCCTGATCCGTCAGATTGGCCCTGCGCAAGGCCACTGTAACGAGCTCCGCTCCGCAAGCCTCTAACGTCTGTTTCATCAAACTTGGTGAGGGAAACTTTCCCGTCCCAAGTAACAATCTGGAACGAAACTCTCGCCCACCTAAGAACCAAGGCTCTGAGCTAATAGAAAGTTCACTATTAA includes the following:
- a CDS encoding thiazole synthase, producing the protein MTHFNSELSISSEPWFLGGREFRSRLLLGTGKFPSPSLMKQTLEACGAELVTVALRRANLTDQEDPSADILEYIDTDKYVIVPNTSGAMNADEAVRIARIGAAVGLPKWVKLEIHPDPRYLLPDPIETLKAAEVLVKEDFVVLPYINADPVLAKRLEEVGTAAVMPLGSPIGSNRGIETRGQIEIILEQCHIPVIVDAGLGAPSQAAEALEMGASAVLVNTAISIANDPPRMAQAFAYATAAGRHAYSMGLPGPRSLASATSPLTGFLDTP